A section of the Lathamus discolor isolate bLatDis1 chromosome 6, bLatDis1.hap1, whole genome shotgun sequence genome encodes:
- the DAGLB gene encoding diacylglycerol lipase-beta isoform X2 gives MGTVIASWVIIIFTIIGVVIVFDPLGGKKTFYLTNSVNRNLESSQSGQLLYNVKNTATRVWEKRIRLLCCCIVQDDDHRVAFTSIAELFRTYFSDTDLVPSDIAAGLTLLHQEQDKMESCPKEPEEVLCHSPSSLVTDDLDAELENAAHYMLFAAAAYGWPYYVYTNPFTALCKLNGDCCRNRTTDSDITGSDRHNFHFGSILRITGLQYRDFIHISFHNKIYEIPFFVALDHKKEAIVVAVRGTLSFEDILTDLSADCEDLTLEDVLENGFVHKGITQAANYIYQKLINDGILNQAFTIAPEYKLVIVGHSLGGGTASILAIMLRNSFPTLRCYAFSPPGGLLSKSLADYTKRFIVSVIVGKDLVARLSMPNMEDLKKRIVRIVANCNRPKYQILLHGCWYEVFGGDPDNFPTELDGRNQDALTQPLLAEESLMVHRSPSYNTLEDEPHLNSPPQYPRLYLPGKIIHIVEESSSRRWCSSDIKYTARWSNEAVFSSILISPKMITDHMPDVVLKALNSLSQEHRSCISCQAREYNTNVV, from the exons ATGGGGACAGTTATTGCAAG CTGGGTTATCATCATCTTTACAATCATTGGAGTTGTAATCGTCTTTGATCCACTTGGGGGGAAAAAGACATTTTACCTCACCAATAGTGTCAATCGGAACCTGGAGAGCAGTCAGTCAGGGCAGTTGCTGTACAATGTGAAGAACACTGCCACCAGGGTCTGGGAAAAAAGAATCAGGTTACTGTGCTGCTGCATTGTGCAAGATGATGACCATCGAGTGGCTTTTACAAGTATTGCAGAGCTCTTCCGCACCTACTTTTCG GACACTGATCTGGTGCCAAGTGACATAGCAGCTGGTTTGACCCTGCTCCACCAAGAGCAGGATAAAATGGAAAGTTGCCCAAAAGAGCCTGAAGAAGTCCTGTGTCATTCTCCATCATCTCTTGTG ACAGATGATTTGGATGCTGAACTGGAGAATGCTGCTCACTATATGCtgtttgctgcagctgcttATGGCTGGCCCTACTACGTATACACCAACCCATTTACTGCGCTCTGTAAGCTCAATGGTGACTG TTGCAGAAATAGAACAACAGATTCTGATATAACTGGCAGTGATCGTCATAACTTTCACTTTGGATCCATCCTAAGAATAACAGGACTGCAGTACAGAGACTTCATTCATATCAGTTTTCATAACAAG ATCTATGAGATTCcattttttgttgctttggATCACAAAAAAGAAGCTATTGTGGTTGCAGTGAGAGGAACCTTGTCTTTTGAG GACATTCTCACTGATCTGTCGGCAGACTGTGAAGACTTGACACTGGAGGATGTTCTAGAGAATGGCTTTGTGCATAAG GGAATAACTCAAGCTGCAAACTACATCTATCAAAAGCTAATAAATGATGGAATTTTAAACCAGGCTTTCACAATTGCTCCA GAATATAAACTTGTGATAGTTGGTCACAGTTTGGGTGGTGGAACAGCTTCTATACTGGCGATCATGCTCAGGAACTCTTTCCCAACATTAAGGTGTTATGCCTTTTCTCCCCCAGGAGGACTGTTAAG CAAATCACTTGCAGATTACACAAAGCGCTTCATTGTTTCAGTCattgttggaaaggaccttgtgGCAAG GTTAAGTATGCCCAACATGGAGGATTTAAAGAAGCGAATAGTGAGAATTGTGGCAAACTGCAACAGACCCAAG TACCAGATCTTGCTGCATGGGTGCTGGTATGAAGTCTTCGGAGGAGACCCAGATAACTTCCCAACTGAACTGGATGGTAGAAACCAAGATGCCCTCACCCAGCCACTTCTAGCTGAGGAGAGCTTAATGGTTCATCGGTCACCTTCATACAACACCCTTGAGGATGAACCACACCTCAATTCACCACCACAGTATCCTCGTCTGTATCTTCCTGGCAAGATTATCCATATTGTAGAAGAATCCAGCTCTAGGAG gtGGTGCTCTTCAGATATTAAATACACGGCGAGATGGTCAAACGAAGCAGtcttcagcagcattttaatAAGTCCCAAGATGATAACAGACCACATGCCAGATGTTGTGCTCAAAGCACTGAACAGTTTGTCTCAGGAACACAGATCATGTATTTCTTGTCAGGCACGAGAATATAATACCAATGTGGTGTAG
- the DAGLB gene encoding diacylglycerol lipase-beta isoform X1, whose product MPGLVVFGRRWAIGSDDFVLPGAFELFVRLLWWIGILALYAVHKGRFNCPGGGLLHSYLLVLLVLLGAIICALSALVYVSMQGTISNPGPRKSLPKLLYTRLLLYFPEFIWAVVGAVWVSDSSVQCEKTVINVIMGTVIASWVIIIFTIIGVVIVFDPLGGKKTFYLTNSVNRNLESSQSGQLLYNVKNTATRVWEKRIRLLCCCIVQDDDHRVAFTSIAELFRTYFSDTDLVPSDIAAGLTLLHQEQDKMESCPKEPEEVLCHSPSSLVTDDLDAELENAAHYMLFAAAAYGWPYYVYTNPFTALCKLNGDCCRNRTTDSDITGSDRHNFHFGSILRITGLQYRDFIHISFHNKIYEIPFFVALDHKKEAIVVAVRGTLSFEDILTDLSADCEDLTLEDVLENGFVHKGITQAANYIYQKLINDGILNQAFTIAPEYKLVIVGHSLGGGTASILAIMLRNSFPTLRCYAFSPPGGLLSKSLADYTKRFIVSVIVGKDLVARLSMPNMEDLKKRIVRIVANCNRPKYQILLHGCWYEVFGGDPDNFPTELDGRNQDALTQPLLAEESLMVHRSPSYNTLEDEPHLNSPPQYPRLYLPGKIIHIVEESSSRRWCSSDIKYTARWSNEAVFSSILISPKMITDHMPDVVLKALNSLSQEHRSCISCQAREYNTNVV is encoded by the exons atgCCGGGGCTGGTGGTGTTCGGCAGGCGCTGGGCCATCGGCAGCGACGACTTCGTCCTCCCGGGGGCTTTCGAGCTCTTCGTCAGGCTGCTGTG GTGGATTGGAATTCTTGCTCTTTATGCGGTTCACAAGGGGCGGTTTAACTGTCCCGGGGGAGGATTGCTGCACAGCTACTTGCTTGTCCTCCTCGTTCTCCTGGGTGCTATAATATGTGCGTTATCTGCTCTTGTATACGTCAGTATGCAAG GAACAATTTCTAATCCAGGCCCAAGAAAATCACTTCCCAAGCTACTTTATACTCGCCTACTTCTCTATTTTCCTGAATTCATCTGGGCTGTTGTAGGAGCTGTATGGGTGTCAGACAGCAGTGTGCAGTGTGAGAAGACTGTGATAAATGTCATCATGGGGACAGTTATTGCAAG CTGGGTTATCATCATCTTTACAATCATTGGAGTTGTAATCGTCTTTGATCCACTTGGGGGGAAAAAGACATTTTACCTCACCAATAGTGTCAATCGGAACCTGGAGAGCAGTCAGTCAGGGCAGTTGCTGTACAATGTGAAGAACACTGCCACCAGGGTCTGGGAAAAAAGAATCAGGTTACTGTGCTGCTGCATTGTGCAAGATGATGACCATCGAGTGGCTTTTACAAGTATTGCAGAGCTCTTCCGCACCTACTTTTCG GACACTGATCTGGTGCCAAGTGACATAGCAGCTGGTTTGACCCTGCTCCACCAAGAGCAGGATAAAATGGAAAGTTGCCCAAAAGAGCCTGAAGAAGTCCTGTGTCATTCTCCATCATCTCTTGTG ACAGATGATTTGGATGCTGAACTGGAGAATGCTGCTCACTATATGCtgtttgctgcagctgcttATGGCTGGCCCTACTACGTATACACCAACCCATTTACTGCGCTCTGTAAGCTCAATGGTGACTG TTGCAGAAATAGAACAACAGATTCTGATATAACTGGCAGTGATCGTCATAACTTTCACTTTGGATCCATCCTAAGAATAACAGGACTGCAGTACAGAGACTTCATTCATATCAGTTTTCATAACAAG ATCTATGAGATTCcattttttgttgctttggATCACAAAAAAGAAGCTATTGTGGTTGCAGTGAGAGGAACCTTGTCTTTTGAG GACATTCTCACTGATCTGTCGGCAGACTGTGAAGACTTGACACTGGAGGATGTTCTAGAGAATGGCTTTGTGCATAAG GGAATAACTCAAGCTGCAAACTACATCTATCAAAAGCTAATAAATGATGGAATTTTAAACCAGGCTTTCACAATTGCTCCA GAATATAAACTTGTGATAGTTGGTCACAGTTTGGGTGGTGGAACAGCTTCTATACTGGCGATCATGCTCAGGAACTCTTTCCCAACATTAAGGTGTTATGCCTTTTCTCCCCCAGGAGGACTGTTAAG CAAATCACTTGCAGATTACACAAAGCGCTTCATTGTTTCAGTCattgttggaaaggaccttgtgGCAAG GTTAAGTATGCCCAACATGGAGGATTTAAAGAAGCGAATAGTGAGAATTGTGGCAAACTGCAACAGACCCAAG TACCAGATCTTGCTGCATGGGTGCTGGTATGAAGTCTTCGGAGGAGACCCAGATAACTTCCCAACTGAACTGGATGGTAGAAACCAAGATGCCCTCACCCAGCCACTTCTAGCTGAGGAGAGCTTAATGGTTCATCGGTCACCTTCATACAACACCCTTGAGGATGAACCACACCTCAATTCACCACCACAGTATCCTCGTCTGTATCTTCCTGGCAAGATTATCCATATTGTAGAAGAATCCAGCTCTAGGAG gtGGTGCTCTTCAGATATTAAATACACGGCGAGATGGTCAAACGAAGCAGtcttcagcagcattttaatAAGTCCCAAGATGATAACAGACCACATGCCAGATGTTGTGCTCAAAGCACTGAACAGTTTGTCTCAGGAACACAGATCATGTATTTCTTGTCAGGCACGAGAATATAATACCAATGTGGTGTAG
- the KDELR2 gene encoding ER lumen protein-retaining receptor 2, with amino-acid sequence MNIFRLTGDLSHLAAIIILLLKIWKSRSCAGISGKSQLLFALVFTTRYLDLFTSFISLYNTSMKLIYIACSYATVYLIYMKFKATYDGNHDTFRVEFLIVPVGGLSFLVNHDFSPLEILWTFSIYLESVAILPQLFMISKTGEAETITTHYLFFLGLYRALYLVNWIWRYYFEGFFDLIAVVAGVVQTVLYCDFFYLYVTKVLKGKKLSLPA; translated from the exons atgaACATCTTCCGCCTCACCGGGGACCTGTCCCACCTGGCGGCCATCATCATCCTGCTGCTCAAGATATGGAAGAGCCGCTCCTGCGCGG GTATTTCTGGGAAAAGCCAGCTTCTGTTTGCACTGGTCTTCACTACCCGTTATCTGGACCTCTTCACTTCATTCATTTCATTGTATAACACATCTATGAAG CTTATCTACATTGCTTGCTCGTATGCCACTGTGTATCTGATCTACATGAAATTTAAGGCCACCTATGATGGAAATCATGACACATTCAGAGTGGAGTTTCTGATAGTTCCTGTTGGTGGACTCTCATTTCTTGTCAATCATGACTTCTCTCCTCTGGAG atacTGTGGACCTTCTCCATCTATCTTGAATCGGTTGCTATTCTCCCTCAACTTTTTATGATCAGCAAAACTGGGGAAGCAGAGACCATCACTACTCACTATCTTTTCTTCTTGGGTCTGTACCGTGCCTTGTACTTAGTCAACTGGATTTGGCGCTACTATTTTGAGGGATTTTTTGACCTCATAGCTGTTGTTGCTGGTGTGGTCCAGACCGTTCTTTACTGTGACTTCTTCTATTTGTATGTTACAAAAG TACTCAAGGGAAAGAAGCTCAGTTTGCCAGCGTAA